Proteins encoded within one genomic window of Aquarana catesbeiana isolate 2022-GZ linkage group LG03, ASM4218655v1, whole genome shotgun sequence:
- the LOC141133538 gene encoding protein kinase C delta type-like, translating to MLATNCDSGKLVALKIVEKMGLIGYDQDTIMTERQVMQMVMGHPYCTKLYATFQSQDHLFYVMEFFSGGDLRKQIKSKKCDLSTMRRLAAELLCGLQFVHSKGILHGDVIPENILLDCNGHVRLADFGNAETNMFGAEMRTGEFGTELYIAPETLTQ from the exons ATGCTGGCAACCAATTGTGATAGCGGCAAACTGGTGGCCTTGAAGATCGTCGAAAAGATGGGTCTAATTGGCTATGACCAGGACACCATCATGACTGAACGTCAAGTAATGCAAATGGTTATGGGCCACCCGTATTGTACCAAGCTCTATGCCACTTTCCAGTCACAG GATCATCTATTCTATGTGATGGAATTTTTTAGTGGGGGAGATCTGAGGAAACAGATTAAATCCAAGAAATGTGACCTCTCCACCATGAGACGTCTGGCAGCAGAACTCCTATGTGGTCTGCAGTTCGTGCACTCTAAAGGCATTCTTCACGG tgACGTGATCCCTGAGAACATTCTTCTGGATTGCAACGGTCATGTGAGATTAGCTGACTTTGGTAATGCAGAAACCAACATGTTTGGAGCCGAGATGAGAACTGGAGAATTTGGAACAGAATTATACATAGCCCCTGAG